The Ornithinimicrobium faecis region GACCAACCTCAGCAAGGCGGTCGTCCACCGCATCGTCCAAACGCTATGCAGCAAGAGTTTCGTGTGGCAGGATCCGGTCACCCGAAAGTACCGTCTGGGGATGGCCGCCTTCGCCCTGGCAGACTCTGCAAACCAAGCATCTGAATTCCGGAGGATCGGGATGTCCATCCTGGCGGACCTCACCGAAGCAACAGGTGAGACCACCACCCTCTCGGGTCGGGTCGGACACCGCCGCGTGTACGTCGGCCAGGTAGAGAGCCGACAACTGGTTCGCATCTCTGTACAAGTCGGGACAGCTCTGCCGCTGACTGTCGGTGCCTCCGGAGCCGCCATCCTCGCCTTCCTCCCCGACAACGAGATCGAAGCGGCGCTCGCCATTCCGATCCCGATGATGAGCGAGTACACCGTCACGGAACCTTCAGAGGTTCGTGCGCGGC contains the following coding sequences:
- a CDS encoding IclR family transcriptional regulator produces the protein MTLSSETRPQDGAESTTARVADVLLAFAGADSPLGITDVARATNLSKAVVHRIVQTLCSKSFVWQDPVTRKYRLGMAAFALADSANQASEFRRIGMSILADLTEATGETTTLSGRVGHRRVYVGQVESRQLVRISVQVGTALPLTVGASGAAILAFLPDNEIEAALAIPIPMMSEYTVTEPSEVRARLREVVRDGYAHTTNERVKDSTGFAAPVWSPSNEVVGCISIAALTSRLTPEREEDLGQQVIRAATTLTERLRGRIP